From the genome of Longimicrobium sp.:
GAAACACCGATTCTCCCCAATCTCAATTCCTCTCGACAAGGTTAACGGGGTTGAGTTGGATATACAGACGTCTGTTCGCTCGTTCATGGCGGCTACCCGTTGTGCGAGACCCCCACGGAAATCTGTTGGTGTTCCCCAACGTGAGCAGTCGCCGCCCACTCCATCACAAGGGCATTTGGCCAAGTAGCTGACGGCGATCAGTCAGTCTTCCGATGGAGCTGCGCGTCTGTGAACAACGTGACCACGTGCGTGCACAGCACGTGCATCGCCGCCAATGAAATGAGATCCTCCGTGTTCGGTTTCCATCCCACAAACGCGGATGTGATCTGGAACACCGAAATCGCGGTGCTCTGCCCTGGGTCGGCGAATCCGATGTCGCTCGGACCGACGAGTAACCCTCCCGCGAATCGGCGGTCCAGCCCGATGTTGAAGCGGTCGCCCTTGGAACCCCATGAACTGCATCGCTCGAGAGCTTGTAAAGGGGACGCCACTTCTCGAGCCCAACCGCCCTCTCCAGATCGGGAAGCTTGGGCCTTCTTAGGTGGAGTGCCGTGCCCGCCCACCCGTAGTCTGAGCTGTAATCGGGTCCAAATCGCCCTATCAGCGCTTCGTACCGTGCCCGCACCCGCTGGACCGCGTCTTCCGGGGGAGGTGCGAAGCCGAGAGCTTCGTGGTGCTCGAGGTAACGTGTCATCGATCGGTAGGACTCCACGCCGGAATGGAGCAGGTAACGCTTGGCCGTGTCGCTTCCGTGCTGCGCCACGAAGGCACTCAGGACGGCCATCTCATGAAGCGTACGCCACCGCGCGTGGGCTCCGCCGGGAAACCCACCATGCAGCAGGTGAATGATCTCGTCGGCGGTTTGCAGCGCCCGCGCGTATATTCCCATCAGGGCGACATGCACGAGATCGTTCGCCCGGTGTGCAGCCGAAGCGCGCCGATGAGCGTACTTCTGCCCGATTTCGCGTGCGATCAGCATCAACGCTTCCAGCGCGTCGAGTGAGTCGCGCCAAGTCGTGTTGATCCGCCGGCTGAAAACACGGCGCTGTACACGCCGCGCGCGGATCGCCGCCGGGGCATCTTCTTTGAGCCGATCTGCGAGCCGGGCGCCGAACTCCGGGATCAGTCGGTCCATCACTGAGCCGATCTCCCGCGATAAGTCTAGATCGTTTAAATCTATCCCTTCGGCGATCAACTCGTTCAATACTCGACCGAGTATTGGGTCCGCCGGCTCAAGGGGCAGCCGCGACTTCGGGTAGTTGATTCTCCTTCTCATTGCTGTTCAGGAGATGGAGAGGGTGGCAGTGCTACCACGAACCCTTCTAAGAGACAGAGAGCCACTGAACCGGCGTCGATGTACCATCCACGACTGGAGGCGCAGATTTCTAAAGATCCGCTGGACCACCCGGAGGTCCGGGAACTCTTCCGGACGCTGCTCCAGACACTCCTCAACGAGAGCGGTAGAGGAGCGATCTTGATCGGAACAGCACACGTAGACAATCACCTTCGAGCATTGTTCGAGGTGATTCTTCCCGCATCGCACGGCAAGAAGAAGCGACAGTCTCTTCTCAGTTACCCAGGCGCTCTTAGTTCCTTCTCGGCACGGATAGAACTCGCCTACGTGCTGCGTTTGATCCCGCGCGTCACGTACGATGCGCTGCACGCACTGCGACAGGTTCGTAACGACCTCGCGCACAGCCCGGACTCGTTCGACATCCACGAGCAGCAAGAGCGCCTCCAACGCATGTACTCGTTGGGCCCGGATATGCCCAGGGCCGTGAAGCGGATGGCGATGGAGGCTCTTTTCGAGTACAAGACCCGGGTTGCGGCTGACACGGCGCGCCGGATCGCTGAGGAGAACCCGGATTGGAGCCTCCCTCCTCTCGAAACGAAGCACGACTTCTCCAACTATGCAATGGAGCATCCGGAGGTGATGCAGGCCATGGAGCGCCAGCTGCCGCTCTGGGAGCTCGCTCACGGGGTCACCCTGTTGTGCTCAATGATCGTCCACCAGAAAGACAAGCTCCGATCACTCCTCGCCGGGGATATGCTTCTGTCGCATCTCCAACGGCCAGCTGAGTGAGCTGGAGGAGTTCGGTCGCCCGGGTTGGCGAGTCCCCCCCACCAGATCGCTTCGCCGCGATCCACGCGCGGGATGCACGTGGCCGGCCATGTCGGTCTGAATCAGTGTTCGCGTCCGTTCCGCGGATGCGCCGCATGAGTGTATTTCCTCGGAGTGGCACCCAGCGCACTCAGTCCAACCAACGGCGGGTGTACCACGACTCTACGGCAAAGTCGTGCAGGAGCTCACTCCCATCTGTTCAGGAATCTTGGTCCGTGACTGAATGCGCTCCTGGGGTTGCGGCGGCCGTTTCGGGATCGATGAGCGGGTACCCCGGCAAGTTCAGCAGTTGCCCGCGTAAGACGCTAAAGTACTGCTCGGCCTTGACTGGCGGCATCCCTAACGGGACATTGGCTTAGATAGGAGAACCCTAGCCCACGGATCCAGTGTCAGGCATCTCGTACCCACCTGATCCACTCACGCCCGGTGAGTTCCAGTACAGGCCTGCTACCGCATCGCAAGAGCAGCGTGCGGCTATGCGCGAGTTCATAGAATCCGCCCCGCTGTATTCGAAAAGGTTCGCGACCTCGACAAGCGACGTGCCGAGTGGGAGTAGGCGATAGCACGGGGCTGGGGAATCCATCGTTCCACTCCCGAGAGCTCGGACGCGGAGAACACGTTGTCCCACATCCAACACCGCCCACGACACACAGATGAGCGGCTCCGTTCGTGGCTTGATGCTAACCAGCTCGACCGCGAGCGCAT
Proteins encoded in this window:
- a CDS encoding DUF4145 domain-containing protein, producing the protein MYHPRLEAQISKDPLDHPEVRELFRTLLQTLLNESGRGAILIGTAHVDNHLRALFEVILPASHGKKKRQSLLSYPGALSSFSARIELAYVLRLIPRVTYDALHALRQVRNDLAHSPDSFDIHEQQERLQRMYSLGPDMPRAVKRMAMEALFEYKTRVAADTARRIAEENPDWSLPPLETKHDFSNYAMEHPEVMQAMERQLPLWELAHGVTLLCSMIVHQKDKLRSLLAGDMLLSHLQRPAE